A stretch of DNA from Silvanigrella paludirubra:
TTATATTTTTATTTTCACTTCTAGATAAAAGATAGGCGGATCTTAGACCAGATATTCCTGCACCAATAACAGCTATATCTATGCTTTTGTTCTGACTCATATATTTAGACCTTATAACAGAAAAATCTCAAAAACCGTGGGCATCATGATTTATTTTCTAAATTCCGTCAATAATAATCTTAGGTATTAAATATAAATTTCCAAAAGGAAGTTTTGAAAAAATTAAGAAATGATTTTTAATATGACTTTTTAAATGTAACATTAAAATTTGAGTTTTGTTATAAAATTATTTAATGTAAATCGGAACCATTTGAAAATAATTTTTGCCGCAAAACGTTTTGGTTCTGCGGATGAAATGGCTAAAGTTGTTTTATTTCTTGCTTCTTCCGATTCAAGTTACCTATATGGTTCTCACATTTTGGCTGATGGTAGTTTTGCAAATATTTGATGAAATAGGGAAAAAATAAATTGACTTCCATACTAAAAAAAGTTTTGCAGTGCAAATACTGCGTGAATGAACTTCCTTTAAAGCCTAAACCAATTTTAAATTTTTCTGCCAGTGCAAAAATTTTAATTGCTGGACAAGCCCCAGGTATCAAAGCTCATGAATCTGGAATTCCTTGGAATGATCAAAGCGGAGAAAGGTTGAGGGATTGGTTAGGAATAGATAAAGATATATTTTATAATCCAAAGAAAATAGCAATAGTTCCTATGGGATTTTGCTATCCAGGTAAAGGAAAATCTGGAGATTTACCACCAAGAAAAGAATGTAAAGAAATTTGGTTTGAAAAAATTCATGAAGAATTAAGTAACATTCAATTAAAAATTATTATTGGATCATATGCTCAAGAATATTATTTTTCATTAAAAAATGAAACTTTAACGGACGTTGTTAAAGCATGGAAAAAGTATTTACCATCATGTATTCCATTGCCTCATCCCTCACCAAGAAATAATATTTGGTTAAAAAAAAATCCTTGGTTTGAAAAAGATCTTATACCTGTTCTAAGAAAAAAAGTAGCTTTGTATTTATAAAAAAACTTAAGTCTTTTAATAATTTTAAAAATACAAAATATTAAATTTTAATGAAATGACAAAGAATTATTTTGAAGATGCCATTTCAATGGAATCAAGATCTATTTGAATTTTAACATCATTACCAACCGCAGCTTCTCCTGCAATTCCTGTCATTCCATCTCCATTCCATTTAATACCATAATCCTGGCGAACTATTTTTACAGATGCAGAGCCTCCAAGATGTTGCTTTTTATCAAGTGGACTAACTCCTGGTCCTGCAATATCTGTTACGTCAAGAACAACCGATTTTGTAACGCCATGAATTGTAAGATCACCTGTTACTTTTAATCCATTTTTACCATTTGCTTTTGCACTTTTAGAAACAAAAGTAATTTTACCGAATTTCGTAACATCTAAAAATCTGGAGATTTAACATGCTCATCTCTTTTTGAATTTCCAGTATCAATTGAACTTGCATCAATTTCAGCATTTACTTTAGTGCTTTGAGGATTTTTTGGATCATATTCAATCGTGCCGGTAAATTTTTTAAACTCACCTTTTACTGTATTAATTCCTAAATGACGTACACCAAATTCAACTTTAGTATGAACAGGATCTAATTCATATTTTGATGCAATTGCGTATGAAAAAGAAGGTAACAAAATTGAAGTGGACAAAACAGATAGTGCTATTTTATAGTTCATCTTAACTCCCCTTATAAATAAATAATCACAAGAAAACAATTATTAAATTCGGTTGGGTATATTCTTATTCTAAAATCATTGTCAAATAAATTAATAAGTTGTATAAGCCAGTTGTTCTTGTAAGTCCAATTAGTTTTCTGTTCGATTCTCATTTTTTAGTAACCTCAATTTAATTTTTGGAGAAAAACATGAGTTCTTCAGCACGTCCTAAAAATATTCTTTTAATTATTGCAGACCAATATCGTCATCCTGGGAACGTTACCGAACAAACAGAGGGTTTTGATAATCATTTAAAATCGATTCTTGGTTTTCAAGGTGATGTTACTTCTGCAAATCCGTATCAGGAATTTTTTCCTGGATTAATGCGCTTACGTAAAAATGCTGTTGTATTAAAAAATCATATGATTGCATCAAGTGCATGTATTCCAAGTCGATCCGCACTTTTTACAGGGCAGTATGGAACTCGAACAGGTGTAACACAAACAGATGGAATATTTAAAAGTGGTGAAGCAAGTCAGTTTCCTTGGTTAAAACAAGATGGCATTCCTACATTAGGTAACTGGATGCAAGCTGCAGGTTACCGAACACATTATTTTGGGAAATGGCATTTATCGCATCCTTCAATTTCTTCATTAAAAGAATTTGGTTTTGATAATTGGGAACTTTCATACCCAGAACCACATGGTTCTCTTGTTAATAATTTAGGAATTTATCGCGATCCTATTTTTGCAGATAGTGCTTGCAGTTTTTTACGAAGAGAAGGACTTGGTGCTCCATTTGGAATTTCACTTGCAAAACAAGAACAAAATGATCCATTAGGTAACGTACCAAATCCAGCAGAAACTCCTCCTTGGTTTGCCGTAGTGTCATTTGTAAATCCGCATGATATTGCAACTTATCCTGCAGTTACAGCTGTAGCACTTCCTAATGCAAATTCGGAATCATCAAATAATAATAACGTAACACAATCACCTTTAGGACCATTGTCTGTTCCTAAGCATGGAGAAAAATCTGTTTTTCCAGTAGGAGGAACAATGAAAGTTCCTTTAAATGAGAAGGGTTTCCCCCAAGCCAATTCTGAAATTGTTCCTACTTATAATGAAACATTAGAAGATAAACCTAGTTGTCAAAAAGATTATGCCTATAAAATGGGTCTATCTTTAAGTTCTAAAATGGGACTAAATGAAGCAAAAAATATGGAGAAAAATGGAGCGATCACACAAGATAACGTAACAAATTATGCAGTCAATGTTGCATTAAGAAGTTCAATTCCATTTGCACTTGCAGAAAATAAAGAACAAGTTTCCTTAAAGTTTATTCAATTTTATGCTTATTTACATGCACTCATGGATACTCATATTAATAGAGTATTGCAAACATTAGAAGAAACAGGTCAAGCAGAAAATACGATTGTTGTTTTTTTAACAGACCATGGCGAATGTGGCGCTGCTCATCATATGATGATGGAAAAGTGGCATACTGCTTATGAAGAAGTTTTACATGTACCGGCAGTAATAAAACTTCCATCATCCATTCATGCGAATACAAATTCAAAAGATGCATTGAGAGAAATTCAATCTTTAACAAGTCATGTTGATATTTTGCCCACAATACTTGGATTAGCTGGTATAAATGAAGAAAAAAGACAAGAAATCGCAAATAAATTTCTAAAAAATCGTCCAATACCGCCATTTCCAGGAATTGATTTATCTCCTCTTATTTTAAATAATCAGCATGATGGTATTGTAAGAGAAAAAGATGGTTCTAGAAGGCAAGGAGTTTTATTTATAACAGATGATGAAATTACAGCTCCTTTACAAACATCTTGGCAGCCTTATGAAAATTTGAAGTTAGAAGAATTTGAAGTTTTTAATGCTACTGTTGATGCTATTCGTAAAGGAATGGTTCCCGGAAAAGTGGTCACAGATTTATCACCAGGATCTGTAAGGCAACCCAATCATATTCGCTGTGTCAGGACTGAAGAGTATAAATTGGTTAGATACTTTGATCCTTCAGGAATAGAAAACGAAGAATGGGAAATGTATCATTTAGGAAATGATCCCTATGAAGCAATTAACTTATTAGAAGTTAAAGTATCTCCACCAATTCCAAGATCAAATCTTCCTTCTTGGATCAATGCTGGAACAGTTCAAGAAATGGCAAATAGTCTTGTTAACTTACTTATTTCTCTTGAAAATAAGAATTTATAAAACTTCTAATAAAATTCAAAAGCATAGTTGCAACAAAACCAAAAGTTAACTCTTCTTCAATATTTGACAACACACCCTAATTAACATGTGTATACGTCATCAGTTTAAACTTTGTATTAAAAAAATTTAATTTAAATTACATATAGTTATATGTATTTAAGGAAATATTCGAATAATATAAGAGATTTAAAAAAAAATAACTTATTTGCATTTTATAAAATATTTATATAAAGACTTTTGTTGAGCTTATGTTTTTTATTTTATCTAAATAATTAACAAAATGTAATTTATTAAATGAAAATATTGTTAAAGTTAGAATTTTATAATTCAAATTTTAGAATAATCTGGTGTTAAATTTATGATTTCGAATCGAATTTTTTTCTACTCTTTTGCAACAATAATTTTCATGATGTTTAGTTGCTACTTTTTAACAAGTTATAATTTGAAATATATTATAAAATATTTAATAATAGAGGGATAAAATAAAATTTTTATGATTATTAATATATTAAATGTATCAAGCGGTTATATACTTAGATATTTTTTCCAAATATTTTCATTTTTAATTGTTACGAATATCTTAGGAACCACTTTATTCGGACAATTCACTGCAGCCATAAGTGTTGCAGCTATTCTTTCTAGCATTGCTGGATGGGGTGGTTATCCGCTCATAATGAAAGATATAACAAATAATATTGAAGCCAAAACTACATACACATCATCATTGTTTATTTCATTTATTTTATCAATATTTTTAATTATTATTGGACTTATAATAAATTTTATTTGGTTTAAAGAAATAAATTATTTATCATTTTTATTTCTTCTTATTTCTGAAGTATTTATCTCCACAACTCTTGTAAATGCTTCATCTTTATTTATTGCACATTCTATGTTAAGTAAATCAACTCTGATACAAATTCTTAGTGGAATATCAAAAACAATTGCTGCTGGAATAATGTACTTTTTTCCAATTTATAATATTCATAACCCTAAAATTCTTGATTATTGGTGCATGCTTATTTTACTATCTAATATCATAATTTTTGTAATAATTAATTACATAGTTATTAAAAAATTTGGCATGTTCGTTTTAAATAAAATTACAATCATTTCTAATTTTAAGAATGGTGGTTGGTTTGCACTTTTAGTTTTCTCAGAGTCATTATATGTTAATTTTGATAAAATTATTTTAGCATTTTTAATTGGGTTTTCTGATTTAGGGAAATACTCGTCAGCTTTTAGATTTATTTATATTGCCTATTTGCCATTAAATTCAATACTTACTATATCTTATAAAAAATTCTTTGAATTAGCAAATAAAGATATTACTGAAACGAGAAAACATGCTTTTAGTGTACAAAAAATTACAATTAAATATTCTTTATTTGCGTTTTTAAGTTTAGTTATATTTTCATTTTTCCTTGAGTTTATTTTAGGAGAAAATTATGCTGGTACAAATTTAATACTAAGATATATGTCCATAGTTTTAATTTTCCAAGCATTATATGCTCCATTTAATGATTATTTAGTTAGTTTAAAAAAAGAAAAATATGTAACTATAATAAAAATATCTTCAATAATATTAAATATATTATTTAACTTAATTCTTACTCCTAAGCTAGGAGTAAATGGAGCTATAATTTCTTATATTCTTGGACAAATATTTTTGTGCACAATGATTTTTTATACTCCTAACTCAAAAAACGAGGTTATTTACCATGGAAAAAAGAAAAAAACATAAAATTCTTTTTATAATCATGAATTTATGTAGCGGAGGAGCAGAAAGAGTTCTTCTAAACTTAACAAGAGAGCTAGATAAAAAAAAATATGATATACATATTTTTATAGTTAAAAATCACATTGAATATATTTCTGAAATACCAGAAGAAGTTACAATTCATTATGGGATTGAGAAAGATAAAAATATTTACTTTAATTTTCCCATTATTTTATTGAAACTAATAAAAATAGCATTCAATTCTAACAGAATAATTGGAGCTTTAGAATATTGGCCTACGTTTTTGTCAACATTTTTATCTATTATTCTATTCAAAAAATGTATAAATTGGGTACATATAGATATAATATCACATTTAAAAAATCAAAAATTTTATATTAAAATTTTATCAAAATTTGTTTACAGATTTACTGACATATCCATATGCGTTTCAAATAGCAATCTTATATCTTTCAAGAAGAATTTTATACATAAAAAATCTGATTTTATATATAATATTATAGATTTTGATAAGATTAATCTTTTAAGTAAAGAAGCTATTCCAGAAGAAGATAAAATTAATTATGAATACATAATTGCAATTGGAAGAGTGGAATACCCTAAAGATTATACATCGCTTATTACAGCTTATTATAATTTAAAAAAGAAAAATAATATTAAAGAAAAATTTCTTATTTTTGGCAATGGATCAGATTACAAGAACATTATTACTCTAATTGATCGTCTTGGCCTTAATGAAGATGTTATTTTAATGGGTTTTCATGAAAATGTCTTTAAATACTTAAAAAACGCTAAGTTATTTATTCATGCAAGCTATTGTGAAGGATTTGGATTAGTTTTATTAGAAGCTTTATATCTTGGAAAAATTGTTTTAGCTGCTTATAAATACAAACATGGACCATTTAATGAAGTATTATTAAACGGAAAATGCGGCTTAATTATTGAAGAATACGACAATTCTATTTTAGAAAATGCAATACTCAAAACTCTAAATCTAAGTGATTTTGAAAAAGAAAAATATATTCAAAATGGATACAATAGAATTAAAGATTTTGACAAAGAAAAAATAATATCCAAATGGGATCAAATACTTACTGGAAAGATCTAATTATGATAGAATATAGAAACATACTATTTTTTAATCAAGCAATTGAATTTGGTGGGCATGAAATAATGTCGCTTAAAATAATTAAAAATTTTTCAAAAAGAAGTTTATTAAATATAATAGTATGCTCTCATAAAAATAACGTAAAATTCATCGAAGAATTAAATAAAATACCTAATATTAAAATAATAATTCATGATATAAATTATTCTAAAGTCGATTTTTTAAAAG
This window harbors:
- a CDS encoding uracil-DNA glycosylase family protein, which translates into the protein MTSILKKVLQCKYCVNELPLKPKPILNFSASAKILIAGQAPGIKAHESGIPWNDQSGERLRDWLGIDKDIFYNPKKIAIVPMGFCYPGKGKSGDLPPRKECKEIWFEKIHEELSNIQLKIIIGSYAQEYYFSLKNETLTDVVKAWKKYLPSCIPLPHPSPRNNIWLKKNPWFEKDLIPVLRKKVALYL
- a CDS encoding sulfatase-like hydrolase/transferase, which gives rise to MSSSARPKNILLIIADQYRHPGNVTEQTEGFDNHLKSILGFQGDVTSANPYQEFFPGLMRLRKNAVVLKNHMIASSACIPSRSALFTGQYGTRTGVTQTDGIFKSGEASQFPWLKQDGIPTLGNWMQAAGYRTHYFGKWHLSHPSISSLKEFGFDNWELSYPEPHGSLVNNLGIYRDPIFADSACSFLRREGLGAPFGISLAKQEQNDPLGNVPNPAETPPWFAVVSFVNPHDIATYPAVTAVALPNANSESSNNNNVTQSPLGPLSVPKHGEKSVFPVGGTMKVPLNEKGFPQANSEIVPTYNETLEDKPSCQKDYAYKMGLSLSSKMGLNEAKNMEKNGAITQDNVTNYAVNVALRSSIPFALAENKEQVSLKFIQFYAYLHALMDTHINRVLQTLEETGQAENTIVVFLTDHGECGAAHHMMMEKWHTAYEEVLHVPAVIKLPSSIHANTNSKDALREIQSLTSHVDILPTILGLAGINEEKRQEIANKFLKNRPIPPFPGIDLSPLILNNQHDGIVREKDGSRRQGVLFITDDEITAPLQTSWQPYENLKLEEFEVFNATVDAIRKGMVPGKVVTDLSPGSVRQPNHIRCVRTEEYKLVRYFDPSGIENEEWEMYHLGNDPYEAINLLEVKVSPPIPRSNLPSWINAGTVQEMANSLVNLLISLENKNL
- a CDS encoding lipopolysaccharide biosynthesis protein, translated to MIINILNVSSGYILRYFFQIFSFLIVTNILGTTLFGQFTAAISVAAILSSIAGWGGYPLIMKDITNNIEAKTTYTSSLFISFILSIFLIIIGLIINFIWFKEINYLSFLFLLISEVFISTTLVNASSLFIAHSMLSKSTLIQILSGISKTIAAGIMYFFPIYNIHNPKILDYWCMLILLSNIIIFVIINYIVIKKFGMFVLNKITIISNFKNGGWFALLVFSESLYVNFDKIILAFLIGFSDLGKYSSAFRFIYIAYLPLNSILTISYKKFFELANKDITETRKHAFSVQKITIKYSLFAFLSLVIFSFFLEFILGENYAGTNLILRYMSIVLIFQALYAPFNDYLVSLKKEKYVTIIKISSIILNILFNLILTPKLGVNGAIISYILGQIFLCTMIFYTPNSKNEVIYHGKKKKT
- a CDS encoding glycosyltransferase, which produces MEKRKKHKILFIIMNLCSGGAERVLLNLTRELDKKKYDIHIFIVKNHIEYISEIPEEVTIHYGIEKDKNIYFNFPIILLKLIKIAFNSNRIIGALEYWPTFLSTFLSIILFKKCINWVHIDIISHLKNQKFYIKILSKFVYRFTDISICVSNSNLISFKKNFIHKKSDFIYNIIDFDKINLLSKEAIPEEDKINYEYIIAIGRVEYPKDYTSLITAYYNLKKKNNIKEKFLIFGNGSDYKNIITLIDRLGLNEDVILMGFHENVFKYLKNAKLFIHASYCEGFGLVLLEALYLGKIVLAAYKYKHGPFNEVLLNGKCGLIIEEYDNSILENAILKTLNLSDFEKEKYIQNGYNRIKDFDKEKIISKWDQILTGKI